One genomic window of Gossypium hirsutum isolate 1008001.06 chromosome D11, Gossypium_hirsutum_v2.1, whole genome shotgun sequence includes the following:
- the LOC107912559 gene encoding LOW QUALITY PROTEIN: GPI transamidase component PIG-T homolog (The sequence of the model RefSeq protein was modified relative to this genomic sequence to represent the inferred CDS: substituted 1 base at 1 genomic stop codon) translates to MVLLQRPHILLLLIGTHQFLQCWIAFGSVNEEGQKQEEFSEELLLKPLPDHKLLAHFHFQSSGPPSTSNGCHHHLFPKAISQLVQKFRIKEMELSFTKGRWNYESWGGFDPLSSSNAKPPGVELWAVFDVPQHHIDASWKNLTHTLSGLFCASINFLESTATYSTPEWSFPPASGNVTYGTLPCEAVCTENLTPWLKLLPCRDKAGIALLLDRPSLYRGFYHSQQLHLTSTGSSSEGIDSGIILEQTLTVVLQPNSEMAIEVHASEKHIQPSWSLSSIFGKQVSGRCVLAKPSSVYLLLDRGLVAELXFPNKENGKSAANGLTSENFWSNPSFELSANPDRIFLEESSSHSKSLSILYMFQVEKYCESEPFDIGLMWKVPVAWLCQQTPLHASRFLMGSGNERAAIAISLKSTQFTEGFMSANSKDGSCELRVDVFQVVPWYVKVYFHSLRVFVDQQPRAVSDIIEKIHVSPSKDKMSPGVMEVVLKLPCRVNTAALTIEFDKGFLRIDEYLPDANQGFDIPSAIISFPNFHASMVFLEDDSLNKSPLLSKFQEKCPVMSYTEVLLVPLTTPDFSMPYNVITITCTVFALYFGSLLNVLQRRVAEEERFLKAKAAKKTGRLPLLLSKLSAKLRGSGINQN, encoded by the exons ATGGTCCTTCTTCAGAGACCACATATTTTGCTCCTCCTTATAGGCACTCATCAATTCTTGCAATGCTGGATTGCTTTTGGATCGGTCAATGAAGAAGGCCAAAAACAAGAAGAATTCAGTGAAGAACTTCTATTGAAGCCTTTGCCGGATCACAAACTGTTGgctcatttccattttcaaagcTCCGGCCCTCCTTCTACCTCTAATGGCTGCCACCACCACTTATTTCCCAAAGCCATTTCTCAGTTG GTTCAGAAATTTCGAATCAAGGAAATGGAGTTGTCTTTCACAAAAGGTCGTTGGAACTATGAAAGCTGGGGTGGATTTGATCCCCTATCAAGCAGCAATGCAAAGCCCCCTGGAGTTGAGTTATGGGCTGTTTTTGATGTCCCACAACATCATATTGATGCTTCCTGGAAGAACTTAACACACACTCTCTCAGGTCTTTTCTGTGCCTCAATCAACTTCTTAGAGTCTACTGCTACTTATTCTACTCCAGAATGGAGTTTTCCACCAGCTTCAGGCAATGTGACGTATGGTACATTGCCCTGCGAAGCTGTTTGCACGGAGAATCTGACTCCATGGTTGAAGTTGCTTCCTTGTCGGGACAAAGCTGGGATTGCCTTGTTACTGGATAGGCCATCACTTTACAGAGGTTTTTATCATTCTCAGCAGTTGCATTTAACCTCAACTGGATCTAGTTCAGAGGGGATTGATTCGGGCATCATATTAGAACAGACCCTTACAGTTGTTCTCCAGCCTAATAGTGAAATGGCCATCGAGGTCCATGCTAGTGAAAAACATATTCAACCAAGCTGGTCTCTTAGTTCAATTTTTGGGAAACAAGTTAGTGGAAGATGTGTTCTTGCAAAGCCCAGCAGTGTGTATCTTCTCCTTGACAGGGGCTTAGTTGCCGAACTGTAGTTTCCAAATAAAGAAAATGGGAAGTCTGCAGCAAATGGTTTGACCTCTGAGAACTTTTGGTCTAATCCGAGCTTTGAGCTGTCTGCTAACCCAGACAGGATATTTTTAGAAGAAAGCAGTTCGCATAGCAAGAGCTTATCAATTTTGTACATGTTTCAAGTTGAGAAATACTGTGAATCTGAACCATTTGATATTGGTCTTATGTGGAAGGTTCCTGTAGCTTGGTTGTGTCAACAAACACCATTACATGCTAGTAGGTTTTTGATGGGAAGCGGAAATGAGAGGGCTGCCATTGCTATTTCATTAAAATCTACACAATTCACTGAGGGCTTCATGAGTGCTAATTCCAAGGATGGAAGTTGTGAACTGCGAGTTGATGTTTTCCAAGTTGTCCCTTGGTATGTTAAGGTCTATTTCCATTCATTGAGGGTGTTTGTTGATCAACAACCTAGGGCTGTTTCAGATATTATTGAGAAGATACACGTTTCACCTTCCAAAGATAAAATGTCTCCTGGTGTGATGGAGGTGGTTCTGAAACTTCCTTGCAGAGTGAACACTGCTGCTTTAACCATAGAGTTTGATAAG GGTTTTTTGCGCATTGATGAATATCTCCCAGATGCTAATCAAGGATTTGACATACCATCTGCTATTATTAGCTTTCCCAACTTCCATGCAAGCATGGTTTTTCTCGAAGATGACTCTTTGAACAAGTCACCTCTGTTGTCAAAGTTTCAG GAAAAATGTCCTGTAATGTCTTACACAGAAGTCTTACTTGTACCTTTGACAACTCCTGATTTTAGCATGCCTTACAATGTCATCACAATCACATGCACGGTGTTTGCACTATACTTTGGATCATTGCTCAATGTGCTGCAAAGGCGTGTTGCTGAGGAGGAGAGATTTCTTAAAGCCAAGG CTGCCAAGAAAACTGGCCGGCTACCTCTGCTGCTATCGAAGTTGTCTGCCAAGCTTAGAG GCTCGGGAATCAACCAGAACTGA
- the LOC121223783 gene encoding uncharacterized protein isoform X2, whose amino-acid sequence MSSDNKEKPKTIQLFCPSVSKLIRFVAWDSQKLEIGSISRMFGLDPLTVKLNGHFISRGVDLVSSSVTWRSLLSFFSSKGLCTGTDGHKGALIVDGKLCKVGSKRAHEPQDGVSWSRDSAGKPGINDVGLTAKLQLKDIYLFENKKLRESSLTGSHDGGDRSVSEINIGVGLKRQCSIDHASLLKKLKINDTNSDIKGNSKASNVSSTPFKCSYLRGPMKRRREDEVIVGVPCKRISSG is encoded by the exons ATGTCAAGTGATAACAAAGAGAAACCAAAGACAATCCAGCTTTTCTGCCCTTCGGTATCCAAGCTAATCCGGTTCGTGGCATGGGATAGCCAGAAACTGGAAATTGGGTCCATATCTCGAATGTTCGGGCTAGACCCATTAACGGTTAAGCTCAATGGCCACTTTATAAGCCGAGGGGTTGATCTTGTTTCTTCTTCTGTTACGTGGAGGTCTttgctttctttcttctcttctaaaGGCTTGTGTACTGGGACTGATGGTCATAAGGGCGCTCTCATAGTCGATGGCAAGCTTTGCAAAGTTGGGAGCAAGA gaGCACATGAGCCTCAAGATGGTGTTAGCTGGAGTCGAGATTCAGCTGGAAAGCCTGGAATAAACGATGTCGGACTTACTGCAAAGCTACAACTTAAAGATATTTACTTGTTTGAGAACAAAAAGTTAAGGGAAAGCAGCTTAACAG GATCCCATGATGGAGGTGATCGTTCAGTTTCCGAAATCAATATTGGGGTTGGCCTCAAAAGACAGTGTTCGATAGACCATGCAAGCTTGCTCaagaaattaaagattaatgacaCAAACTCAG ATATTAAAGGCAACAGTAAAGCTAGCAATGTTTCGAGCACACCTTTTAAGTGCAGTTATTTGAGGGGCCCTATGAAGAGGAGGAGGGAAGATGAAGTGATTGTAGGTGTACCTTGCAAGAGGATCAGTTCTGGTTGA
- the LOC121223783 gene encoding uncharacterized protein isoform X1, whose translation MSSDNKEKPKTIQLFCPSVSKLIRFVAWDSQKLEIGSISRMFGLDPLTVKLNGHFISRGVDLVSSSVTWRSLLSFFSSKGLCTGTDGHKGALIVDGKLCKVGSKRAHEPQDGVSWSRDSAGKPGINDVGLTAKLQLKDIYLFENKKLRESSLTAYSPWHTGSHDGGDRSVSEINIGVGLKRQCSIDHASLLKKLKINDTNSDIKGNSKASNVSSTPFKCSYLRGPMKRRREDEVIVGVPCKRISSG comes from the exons ATGTCAAGTGATAACAAAGAGAAACCAAAGACAATCCAGCTTTTCTGCCCTTCGGTATCCAAGCTAATCCGGTTCGTGGCATGGGATAGCCAGAAACTGGAAATTGGGTCCATATCTCGAATGTTCGGGCTAGACCCATTAACGGTTAAGCTCAATGGCCACTTTATAAGCCGAGGGGTTGATCTTGTTTCTTCTTCTGTTACGTGGAGGTCTttgctttctttcttctcttctaaaGGCTTGTGTACTGGGACTGATGGTCATAAGGGCGCTCTCATAGTCGATGGCAAGCTTTGCAAAGTTGGGAGCAAGA gaGCACATGAGCCTCAAGATGGTGTTAGCTGGAGTCGAGATTCAGCTGGAAAGCCTGGAATAAACGATGTCGGACTTACTGCAAAGCTACAACTTAAAGATATTTACTTGTTTGAGAACAAAAAGTTAAGGGAAAGCAGCTTAACAG CTTATTCGCCTTGGCATACAGGATCCCATGATGGAGGTGATCGTTCAGTTTCCGAAATCAATATTGGGGTTGGCCTCAAAAGACAGTGTTCGATAGACCATGCAAGCTTGCTCaagaaattaaagattaatgacaCAAACTCAG ATATTAAAGGCAACAGTAAAGCTAGCAATGTTTCGAGCACACCTTTTAAGTGCAGTTATTTGAGGGGCCCTATGAAGAGGAGGAGGGAAGATGAAGTGATTGTAGGTGTACCTTGCAAGAGGATCAGTTCTGGTTGA